From the Alteromonas sp. CI.11.F.A3 genome, the window TTGTATTCTTCCCAAAAAAAGCGGATTCACTGTTGCTGAAGAACTCAATAATTTAAACGGCTGGCACTGCCCTATTATTGCACTTAGTGCTGATAGTAGTAGCGAGAACATACAAAAAGGGGCTAGCGTAGGTATGTGCGCGCACTTGTTAAAACCCGCAAGCGCGGCTGAAATATTACATGTCATCGATATCAACATCCATACTTCTGCCAATTTAAGTAACATGCATGACAGTGACGACCCCTATCTTACGTCCATCGCTGAGTTTTACTCAAATTACGGAAATGCAGAATTACTCGCGCAGCTTATTAATATCATGATTGAAAACGATTCAAAGCATGATGCCATTAACTCGCTCTTGGACGATGCAAAAAAAATAGGAGCTGATACCTTGGTGGCCGCGCTAGAAGGGCTACCAAGCAGCCTTGAAAACAAATCTAATTATGCGCATAAGATATCTAACATCTCTTTCGCTTTAGACGCCACTCTTCGACTTATTGCTCATACGCTTTCATTGCCAAACGAGTATGATGAAAAAGAAGTAGAAGAGACATTATCTATCTCAGATTTATCAGCGGTGATCACAAGCCTTGAATCTTACGATGCTGAGGCAGTGTCTCTGCTATCAGCGCTATACAACAAACATGCATCATCAGCATCGGCACATGCATTAAACCATGCAAGGCAACTTGTTAGTGTTTACGATTACGGCCGAGCACTTGAAGAACTTTTACGCCTAAGGGATACACTGCTAAATGGCTGATAACCAAAAATCGAAAAAGACGGATTTTAGTATTTTAGTCGTCGACGACGAGCCAGCAAATATCGATTTATTGCAGGGTATTTTGTCGCCTTATTACCAAGTAAAAGTTGCGCCCACTGGGCATATTGCATTGAAAGTTGTAGAGCAGTTCACCCCAGACCTTATTTTACTCGATATTATGATGCCGGGTATTGATGGGCATGAGGTATGCAGACAAATTAAAACCTCACCAGAACTTGCCCCCAGGCTGGCTAAAGTGCCTATCATCTTTGTTACCGCGTTGGGTCAAGGTCAAGATGAAGAGAAAGGCTTTGAATTAGGCGCAGTAGATTATATTACTAAGCCTATCTCCCCCGCATTGGTACTTGCTAGAGTAAAAACACATATCTCGTTAGCGCATCAAGTAAGAGTAACTGAACAAGAAGTTAAAATCAGAACGCAGGAGTTGCTTCGTAGTCAGCAAAGCGCGATTAGTATGTTGGCTGCTGCAGGACATTACAACGATACTGACACCGGCCATCACATTTGGCGCATGGCTGCTTATTGTCAGTGCTTAGCTTTAGCCTCTGGTTGGTCACCTGACGACGCCTCATTACTGGCACAAGCCGCGCCGATGCACGATACCGGGAAAATAGGTATCCCCGATAGTATTTTAAAAGCCCCTAGGCGACTTACCTATGATGAAATGGAAGTAATGCGCACCCATGCGGCAATTGGGTATGAAATATTAACCCGCAGTAATTCCCCCTTGTTTAGCTTGGCGGCAGAAATTGCACGCTATCATCATGAAAAGTGGGATGGCAGTGGTTATCCTTATTCATTGAAACGCGAACACATTCCGGTAAGTGCACGTATTGTGGCAATTGCCGATGTGTTTGATGCCTTAACAATGAAGCGCCCTTATAAGAAAGCGTGGCCAGATGAAGAAGCTTTTGCCTACATTGAAGGTGAATCGGGCAAACATTTCGACCCAGAATTAGTGTCTACTTTTTTGTCTATTAGAGATGAAATTCTTAAAACAAAAGCTTATTGGAATGAACTTGAAGCTAGAAATGAACTGCCATCAATAGAAGCCTTTCTTCCCTGAGCTTTTATTCCTAGAGCCTCAATCCCCTGAGGCTTCCGTGAATGGCGCTAATCATCGATAGCGGTTTATAGCTCAAAATATTGCGGTGAAACCGCAGATTTCAGCGTTAACTTGTTAGTTCAATTTTCTCTAAACTATCAGAATAAAATTGTCATATTTAATCGAATAAACCACGTCTTTTTTTAGAATTGGGTTACCTATATTCCTCCCTCATATAGGGCGTTGGAGGAACATACTATGACTAACACACACATTTTTACCCTTGCTGCATTATTCACACTATTACTTACCCCATTTGCTGTTAATAGCAGCGAGCGCCAATCACCTAGCTTATGGCCAACACCACGTCAAAGCGCTCATGGCTACGCTATCGACTTCATACGTGGAGAAGGCGCTGTAAATGGTATCAAATTAGCCTATCAATATAATATCGATCAGCCTTTAAATGTAAGTTGGCCCATGACCTTAACCATGGAAACCAGTGCTAACTTTTGGGAATATGGCGACGATAATCAGTACGACTCAAATGTAGTACTTGCCCTTTCACCTATTTTTCGGTTTCCACTGACCACAGTGTTTAACAAGCCTATCGATTTAGAGTTGGGCATTGGCGTGTCCTTGCTAGACGATACACAGTTTGCAGGTAAAGATGTGTCTACCCATTATCAGTTTGAAGATAGGATTGGGTTTTCGACCACGTTCGGGCAATACCAAGAATATCGCGTGTCTCTGCGCTACTTTCACTATTCGAACGCAGGTTTTAAGAAGCCTAATCCAGGATTAGATTTTGTGTCGTTATCTTTTAGCCAACGGCTTTAAAAATAAAACTTCAGCCCAGTGGGCTAATAATTACAACAACACAAACAAAAACGCCGCCGGCTCGTGTAGATGCCTGCGGCGGTTTTCATATCACGTATATGCGTTTAAGCGTGTTAGCTGTCGCTTTAGCTGTTGCCAAGCTCAGCTTCAATGATTTCAGATTGCGTCTTTTCAGACTGAACAAACTGTTTCCACTGCTGCGCCATAGCACGGCTTTTCTGATGCTTTTCAGCTTCAGCAAGTTGGTTAAGTGCTAGTGCATACTGCTTTTGATTATAAAGCGCCATGCCTTTAATCAAATATACCAAGCCAGGGTTACGCATCTCGCCTTTTTCAATCGCGCGATCTGCTGATGTAATCGCCTCATCCCATCGTTGTTCATTAAGCAAAATTTGCGCTAGCTGAGCATCTAACTCGCCGTCTTCTGATAATTCAGCTGCTTGCATCATTACCGGAATCGCTCTGTCTTGCTCTTTGGCGAGAGTCCAGCTTTGGCCTAAAAACTTAAGGTTTCGAAGATTCTCTTCAAGCACACCTTCTTTCATGGCTTGTTCCATCAACAATGCGCCTTTATACGGTGCACGATGATAGTAATAAAGCTGAGCCATGTTAAAGATATCAGCAGGTGATGATACAAAACCTTGTTGGTAAGCCGTTTCCATAATGGCAAGCTGCTTACGCTCTTCACCAAGCTCGCCATACATGCCTGCTAACTGTATCCAATACTTTGGTTCGCTATAAAGCTTCACTAGCTTAATCAAAACATCTTTTACTTTAGTTGGCTGCTTGAGTTCGTAGAACACTGCACGCTGAAGAATAAGCCATGACTCATCTGGCAACATACCTTCTGCTTCATGTTCAACTATGGCTTGAGTGATCCAATCTGCTGCGTCGTCATAACGCTTATTTTGATAATAAGCCTGTGCTTTTAGCACCTTATTTTTAGGTGGAATAACCCCGTTGTTTAATACTTCCCAACGTTCGATAAACTCTATCGTTCTATCATAGTTACCTTGCATTAAATGCAATTGCGCCAAACTGAAGAGGGTCGACATTTCGAACTTTTCAGGAATAGGCTGTTGGTTCACTACGTTTTCAAACGATTCTAGGGCCTTATCGTAGTTTTCGTCGTTGTAATAAATGAAGCCGAAAAAGTTATACATCATGGCTTTTTCATAGCTATTCATAGAGTTAGCTTTTTCTTCTACCTCTTTAAGAATAGCAATAGCTTCTTCTACATCGCCTGCATCATCGGCGGCTGATTGTGCACGTGCTAATTGCTCGTATACCTTGCCGCGAAGTGTAGGAACACGACGGGTTTTCTTATCACTGGCTTTTTGTTCCTGAGCAACCGCATTATTGGCAACCAACATAGTAGGAACAGACACAGTTGCAAAAACAACGGCAAACGCCAGTGCGCTAAGCAATGTATTCGTTTGTTTTATTCTCATGTCATTATCCGTCTATCTGGAAAGTAATACGGTTTTGAATACCAGACACTTCCGTGGCTTCGCCATTTACTACTCGTGGCTTATATTTAAACTTCATGGCTGCATCCATTGCTGCTTGTTCAAATATGCCTTCTGGATTGGCTTCTATCACAATAGGGTCTCGCACAGCGCCTTGCTTAGTTACCGTAAATTCAACAATAACAAAGCCTTCAATACCACGTTGTAAAGCACGACGAGGATACACCGGCGCCACCTTAACAATAGGTAAATATTCGCCATCACCAGACTCAAGGGCTAACCCGCCGTCTAAAGAAATATCATCACCAACATCTGCACCGAAATCCATGGATGTCCCCTCTGCATCTGGGGTAGGAGAGTCCATTTGAGGCTGCTCCATTTGCGGTGGTGGCTGATCTGGCTTAGGCGGCTTCTTAGGCTTACGATCTTTTTTCTCGACCTGTTCGTCCTGCTTAACCCTTACAAAGTCAAGTACACTACCCTTTGGCGGTTCCGTTAACGCGCTGCCACCCATCTTGATAAGTGATTGCATCAAGAAGAACAGGCCTAACGTGATCGCAAGGGATATAACAAATGCGATTATATATCGTGGCATGATTTATGGCTCTTGAGCTGCAATCGAAACATCAAAAACACCTGCCGCACGGGAGGCATCCATAACCTTAATAAGGGTTTCAGTTGTTGATTCTTTATCTGCTTGAATCACAACGGTACCCTGCGGGTTTTCAGCGTGAAGACGCTCGATGTTAGCCTGTACTGCGCGCTCATCGATACGACGCTTATTAATCCAAATCTCGCCTTTATCAGAGATAGCAATAAGGATGTTAGCGCGGTCTTTTTTCACAGCAGTAGCTGCTTCAGGGCGGTTAACATCAATACCCGCTTCTTTTACAAACGATGCGGTTACAATAAAGAAAATCAACATGATAAATACAACGTCCAGCATGGGCGTCATATCGATGGCTGCTTCTTCTTCATCAACCAGGTTTTGAAAGTGCTGCTTCATAATTTTTACCTTACCTTAATGCCGTAGCATTAACGTTGAATAGTCAATGCATCCTCAAGATGCGTGCGTTCAGATTTCACCATACGGTTGAGCCACGTAGAGGCGAAAACGCCTGAAAGTGCACCAACCATGCCCGCCATAGTGGGGATAGTGGCTTTCGATACGCCTGATGCCATAGAGCGAGCATTACCCGACCCTGCAATCGCCATTACATCGAACACTTCAATCATACCGGTTACCGTTCCCATCAAGCCCAGTAACGGACAAAGCGCTACCAAAGACTGAATAATCGGGATGCTACCGTTAAGTCGCATGGTTAACTGTGAAATCGTTTTCTGACGAACTTGCTGTGCAATCCAAGAAGCGCGGTCGTGACGTGCAGTCCACATCGCTACCGCCTCTTTCTTAGCTTGCTTATGCCAAATCATCAGATACATGGCACGCTCGAGGATCAAAAGCCACATAACGAATATCAGCAGACCGATGACCAGAAGAACCTGGCCACCTGTTTCTGTGAAATCGCGAATTGCTTCCAGAAACTCGATCATGATTAGCTCCGCTCTGCGCGCTCTGCAATAACGCCAGACGCTTGTTCTTGAAGAATGTATACAATGTTCTTAGAACGTGTATTTAGCATGGCGTATAGCAACGTCATCGGAATAGCGACTACCAGACCAAGAACCGTTGTGACTAGTGCTGTTGAAATACCACCCGCCATTAGTTTCGGGTCACCCGTACCAAATAAGGTAATGGCTTGGAATGTATTAATCATACCGGTTACTGTACCCAGTAGACCCATAAGCGGCGCTACTACTGAGATAATCTTGATGATAGTAAGGTTACGCCCTAGCTTAGGTACTTCGCCCAAAATCGCTTCAGTAAGGTGAAGCTCTAGCGCTTCAACATCAGCATTTGGATGATCGTCACGAACTTTAAGCACGCGGCCAAGTGGGTTATTGGTTTTTATTTCCTTGCTCTTAAGCTGGCTGTTCACTTTCATGCGAATAAGCGACAAGGTAATCAAACGCTCTAGGGCAAGTAGCAAACCGAACGCACCAACGATGAGGATGATGTACCCTACTACGCCGCCTTGTTCAACACGCTCTTTAAGATTTGGCGCTTGAACTAGAAGACCTAGAATTGAACCACCTGTTGGGTCGATACCAAACTGAACTAGCTCACCACTTGCAGATTCTTGAAGTTCTGCAGCAGAGCTGTTGTAACGGTCAGCAGGCTGACGGATAAGTTCTGAAACCGTTCCGGTCACACCGTTGTACTCAAGGTATTTACCATCAGCAACGAGTGCGAAAGGTCCTACACGTACCACTTCTTTCGATACTTTCTGACCACCCGCTTCAACGACGTCAGTAGTGAATTTGGTCACTTTTCCTGACTCTGTCATTTCACGTTGCATTTCAAACCAAACACGCTCAATTTCTTCAATAGACGCAAGTTTTGAGCTAGAGCCCATGTCTTGTGCCATTTTATCAAGGAAGTCTGAACGACCTGTGATTTGCGCCGATACTACTGAGTTATAAAATTTGTTTTTCGTGTCGCCAGCAATTTGCTGAAGTACACCAAACAATTCTTTTAGTGAACCTAAACGTGTATCTAGCGCACCGTTAAGGTCTGCTAATTTAAATTCATTTTCTTCGAATTGGGTTTCAAGCTGCTCTGACTGTGCCAACATTTGGTCACGACGAGCGCGTGTATCACGCAATACTTGATCTTGCTCAGCACGCTGGGCTACGAAGTCACGCTCACGTTGTTTGTTTTGCTCAGACTGTGCAAATTGACCTTCTTCTAGCTGCTTAAGCAGTGCGTCTAGGTCCATTGCGCGGTCGTTCTGTGCTACTGCACCAGCGCTTAAGCTAAGGGCTACTAGGCCAAAAGCGATACGTTTTACTGAATTAAACATTCTCATCAACCTCTTAGTCTGTGATAGCCACTGGTAGCATTAGCAAGTCTGGAGCAAGTTGTTTCTTCGCCATGCGCAGACCTTTGGTAATTTGTGTGCGGTAGCTGCTGTCTAGCGCTTCCCACTGGCGAGTTTGCTTGTTCCAAACACCTTGTGAACTAGCATCACGAGTTTGATAAATAAGCGCTGTGCGACCTAAGCGTAAAAACTCAACGTCACGCTCCTGGCCATCAATAGTATGCAAGCCACTGTAAGCTTCCATTGTGCGACCATAGTCCATCTCAACTTGGTACGCTTCCATAACACGACGGAATTTCTCAGATGCAGCAACATCGGCGCGATCCATCATGGCTTTTAAATCCATTACGCGGTTTTTGCGCTCTTCAGGAAGAAAAGGCACGTCTAGGGCAATAAACTGCTCCATGCCGTCAATCATACGCATCATTAGCGGCGTAATTTGACGCTCAACAACCGATACTTCATCGATAGCAGCGTTCAAGTCATCCATTTCTTGTTCTTGGCTATTAATTTGTTTACGAAGTTGAGTGTTATAAACTTCCAAACCTTCAATTTCTTTCATCAAAGTTTTGAATTGCTGAAGTTTACTGTCAATCTGATCGGTAATGCCGTTTATTTTTTCCTGCGACTTCGCAGCAGATTCATTAATTTTCGCCGCCTCATCGATAACGGGATTTAGTACTTCATCGTCTTGTGCTAGTACAGGTGTCGCCACAAGCGCGCCTGCAATAAGCAAAGAATTGATAAGCTTCATACATTCAAACCTTTAAAGTTAAAAGAAATCGGGGTTACCGACTATAAAATTCTGGGCGTAGGATAGGAGTTTTCCATGACAGTTTTATTACATAACCGTCATATTCAGCAGACAATCGCGCAATAAAAAACCCGGTCAATTCCGGGCTTTTTAAATTAGAAGTCGTAACTTACGCTGGCACTAATACCTGTACCGACGGATTCACGGCGCAACAGGAGTCCTTCCTGTTCAATTTCTTTATCCTCGTTGAGGATATTTTGAAATTTTAGTTTTATCGTCGTGTTGAAGTCCGGATAGTAGGTATAAACAAAATCCAATGAGTGGAAAGGATTTTCTATACCGTCTTCAAACCCGCGAACACCAGGTGCAATAATACGTTCACCAAAAGAGTTATACACCAATGAAGCCGAATGCTCTCCGTTGTCTAAATCCCAACCTAATTGCAGGTTAGCAACCCATTCAGAGTGACCCACTAAACGACGCTGATCATTCGTGATAGTCGCTGTGATGGTACCACCATAGGCTTCACGTGCTTGCTGTGAGAACAAAGAATCTTGATCTCCGCTGCCAATAGTTACTTCTGAATCTGACACCGTCATGTTTCCAGATATAAAGAAGTTACTCATTGAGTCACTGATAAAGCTAAGGTCATGTAAAAACTCTACTTCAACCCCGTATAGTTCACCTTCTTCACCGTTTGCAGTAAGCAACTGAGGTACGCCCTCACCGCCATCGAACTGCACCATCTCAATAGGGTTTTCCATATCCTTGTAGAACAACGCAACAGAGACGTTGTTCCCTTGAGACATATACCATTCCCAGCGGACGTCTATGTTCATTAGCTCAGTTTCAACTAATGACGGTGAACCACGAACAAGAAATTCGGTAAGTGGATCGATAAAGAATGTGGTACTGATATCACGTAAATCAGGACGGATTAACGTTTGGCTGATGTTGAAACGATACTGCATTTCATCGTTAGGGATATAAGTTAGCGCGAATGAAGGAAGAATATCATCTTCGTTATAAATGCTGTCCGCAATTTCATCCGTTTCTGCTGCAAACTCATTCGAGTGTTCAACAAAAGGCACTGAAATTTGCTGGAACTCTTCCCATCGCGCACCACCACTTAAACGCCACTTTTTATCGATAAAAGCATCTACCATCAAGTAACCAGCAGTCAGCTTACTTGCTGCGGAATACTTATCACCTTCACCGGTATTGTCTTGAAATAGCGAGCTACCTGTTGAACTTGCGTAGAAGTCAGGGTTATTAATATTTTCTTCTGAGAAAATATCATACAGTCGGTTGCCCACTTTAAATTCATCATTAATACCAAAATGGCGAATCGCTAAATCGATATTTACGGCATCCCGTGTTTTCTCGTAATAATCAAAGCCCGCCTTAATTTCGATATCGTACCCATCACCGTAGAAAGGAGTAGAGATATTAAAACCATAAGTATCAGATTCATCTTGAAGGCTTTGATACTGACGGTTTAAGTTAGTCCCTGAAGTATCATCGATACGTTCAAGCTCTAACGCACCAACATCGTCATAAAATAACTGGTAAGTTACTTCCATAATATCGGGCGCTTCACGCGAGGCTCGGCTTGTACCTGCGTACCAATCAAAAAACACACCGTTAGCAATATCGAGGAAATTATGTGTTCCTTTCAACTGTGACGACACCATTTCACGCTCTTCGAAAATGATATCCATACGACTGAACTCTTCCACGCCGATGGTGCTTTCACTGTCATCGAAGTATTCGCCGTCCCGCAGGCGGTCACGCATGTCGTGGAGCATCATATTAACCAGTTCAATTTTGTGGTTACTATTTAACTCATAACCCACATTGAACATGCCGCTCCAACGAACATTTTGTTCGGTAGAAATCATGTCACGATATTTAGTAAAGCGAGGGTTATCTTGTCCGCCACCAATATCATTACCCAATTGCTCTTCGGTAATTGACCATTCGTTGCTGTAAGAAACCGTCGCAAGGAAGCCCAATACACTGTCGTCATCAAATGTGTAACGATTACCTAGCGTTGCACCTA encodes:
- a CDS encoding two-component system response regulator, coding for MADNQKSKKTDFSILVVDDEPANIDLLQGILSPYYQVKVAPTGHIALKVVEQFTPDLILLDIMMPGIDGHEVCRQIKTSPELAPRLAKVPIIFVTALGQGQDEEKGFELGAVDYITKPISPALVLARVKTHISLAHQVRVTEQEVKIRTQELLRSQQSAISMLAAAGHYNDTDTGHHIWRMAAYCQCLALASGWSPDDASLLAQAAPMHDTGKIGIPDSILKAPRRLTYDEMEVMRTHAAIGYEILTRSNSPLFSLAAEIARYHHEKWDGSGYPYSLKREHIPVSARIVAIADVFDALTMKRPYKKAWPDEEAFAYIEGESGKHFDPELVSTFLSIRDEILKTKAYWNELEARNELPSIEAFLP
- a CDS encoding acyloxyacyl hydrolase, giving the protein MTNTHIFTLAALFTLLLTPFAVNSSERQSPSLWPTPRQSAHGYAIDFIRGEGAVNGIKLAYQYNIDQPLNVSWPMTLTMETSANFWEYGDDNQYDSNVVLALSPIFRFPLTTVFNKPIDLELGIGVSLLDDTQFAGKDVSTHYQFEDRIGFSTTFGQYQEYRVSLRYFHYSNAGFKKPNPGLDFVSLSFSQRL
- a CDS encoding tetratricopeptide repeat protein, with protein sequence MRIKQTNTLLSALAFAVVFATVSVPTMLVANNAVAQEQKASDKKTRRVPTLRGKVYEQLARAQSAADDAGDVEEAIAILKEVEEKANSMNSYEKAMMYNFFGFIYYNDENYDKALESFENVVNQQPIPEKFEMSTLFSLAQLHLMQGNYDRTIEFIERWEVLNNGVIPPKNKVLKAQAYYQNKRYDDAADWITQAIVEHEAEGMLPDESWLILQRAVFYELKQPTKVKDVLIKLVKLYSEPKYWIQLAGMYGELGEERKQLAIMETAYQQGFVSSPADIFNMAQLYYYHRAPYKGALLMEQAMKEGVLEENLRNLKFLGQSWTLAKEQDRAIPVMMQAAELSEDGELDAQLAQILLNEQRWDEAITSADRAIEKGEMRNPGLVYLIKGMALYNQKQYALALNQLAEAEKHQKSRAMAQQWKQFVQSEKTQSEIIEAELGNS
- a CDS encoding energy transducer TonB, which encodes MPRYIIAFVISLAITLGLFFLMQSLIKMGGSALTEPPKGSVLDFVRVKQDEQVEKKDRKPKKPPKPDQPPPQMEQPQMDSPTPDAEGTSMDFGADVGDDISLDGGLALESGDGEYLPIVKVAPVYPRRALQRGIEGFVIVEFTVTKQGAVRDPIVIEANPEGIFEQAAMDAAMKFKYKPRVVNGEATEVSGIQNRITFQIDG
- a CDS encoding ExbD/TolR family protein; the protein is MKQHFQNLVDEEEAAIDMTPMLDVVFIMLIFFIVTASFVKEAGIDVNRPEAATAVKKDRANILIAISDKGEIWINKRRIDERAVQANIERLHAENPQGTVVIQADKESTTETLIKVMDASRAAGVFDVSIAAQEP
- a CDS encoding MotA/TolQ/ExbB proton channel family protein — protein: MIEFLEAIRDFTETGGQVLLVIGLLIFVMWLLILERAMYLMIWHKQAKKEAVAMWTARHDRASWIAQQVRQKTISQLTMRLNGSIPIIQSLVALCPLLGLMGTVTGMIEVFDVMAIAGSGNARSMASGVSKATIPTMAGMVGALSGVFASTWLNRMVKSERTHLEDALTIQR
- a CDS encoding MotA/TolQ/ExbB proton channel family protein, which codes for MFNSVKRIAFGLVALSLSAGAVAQNDRAMDLDALLKQLEEGQFAQSEQNKQRERDFVAQRAEQDQVLRDTRARRDQMLAQSEQLETQFEENEFKLADLNGALDTRLGSLKELFGVLQQIAGDTKNKFYNSVVSAQITGRSDFLDKMAQDMGSSSKLASIEEIERVWFEMQREMTESGKVTKFTTDVVEAGGQKVSKEVVRVGPFALVADGKYLEYNGVTGTVSELIRQPADRYNSSAAELQESASGELVQFGIDPTGGSILGLLVQAPNLKERVEQGGVVGYIILIVGAFGLLLALERLITLSLIRMKVNSQLKSKEIKTNNPLGRVLKVRDDHPNADVEALELHLTEAILGEVPKLGRNLTIIKIISVVAPLMGLLGTVTGMINTFQAITLFGTGDPKLMAGGISTALVTTVLGLVVAIPMTLLYAMLNTRSKNIVYILQEQASGVIAERAERS
- a CDS encoding DUF3450 domain-containing protein, with product MKLINSLLIAGALVATPVLAQDDEVLNPVIDEAAKINESAAKSQEKINGITDQIDSKLQQFKTLMKEIEGLEVYNTQLRKQINSQEQEMDDLNAAIDEVSVVERQITPLMMRMIDGMEQFIALDVPFLPEERKNRVMDLKAMMDRADVAASEKFRRVMEAYQVEMDYGRTMEAYSGLHTIDGQERDVEFLRLGRTALIYQTRDASSQGVWNKQTRQWEALDSSYRTQITKGLRMAKKQLAPDLLMLPVAITD
- a CDS encoding TonB-dependent receptor domain-containing protein, with the protein product MKNNQSSIFKLGSLTLAISTILGSSLLSTAAIAQQSEDEVIEEVVATGTRLKGTATAVMQERQNQAFVADIMGADQIARTGDGDAAAALRRVTGLTLVDGKFIYVRGLGERYSSTQLNGMTVPSPDPTRSVVPLDLFPSSIIESLNVQKSFSPNMPGHFGGGNVNIRTKSIPTEFVFSVSGGAGWNSENSNDGFFYGGGSDDWTGRDDGTRALPSIIASNLAASGSDGFEGDSSRTLAQTQEILNSFNWDIGPESKSAEPDFNLGATLGNRYTFDDDSVLGFLATVSYSNEWSITEEQLGNDIGGGQDNPRFTKYRDMISTEQNVRWSGMFNVGYELNSNHKIELVNMMLHDMRDRLRDGEYFDDSESTIGVEEFSRMDIIFEEREMVSSQLKGTHNFLDIANGVFFDWYAGTSRASREAPDIMEVTYQLFYDDVGALELERIDDTSGTNLNRQYQSLQDESDTYGFNISTPFYGDGYDIEIKAGFDYYEKTRDAVNIDLAIRHFGINDEFKVGNRLYDIFSEENINNPDFYASSTGSSLFQDNTGEGDKYSAASKLTAGYLMVDAFIDKKWRLSGGARWEEFQQISVPFVEHSNEFAAETDEIADSIYNEDDILPSFALTYIPNDEMQYRFNISQTLIRPDLRDISTTFFIDPLTEFLVRGSPSLVETELMNIDVRWEWYMSQGNNVSVALFYKDMENPIEMVQFDGGEGVPQLLTANGEEGELYGVEVEFLHDLSFISDSMSNFFISGNMTVSDSEVTIGSGDQDSLFSQQAREAYGGTITATITNDQRRLVGHSEWVANLQLGWDLDNGEHSASLVYNSFGERIIAPGVRGFEDGIENPFHSLDFVYTYYPDFNTTIKLKFQNILNEDKEIEQEGLLLRRESVGTGISASVSYDF